The following are encoded together in the Sphingomicrobium clamense genome:
- the purQ gene encoding phosphoribosylformylglycinamidine synthase subunit PurQ, translating to MKSAVIVFPGSNCDRDLAVAFETVFGKAPDMVWHGESELPDGIDMIGVPGGFSYGDYLRSGAMAARSPIMKAVAEAANRGVPTIGICNGFQVLTETGLLPGALMRNAHLHFTCRDARLKVENSQSLFTQRYDAGEEIAIPVAHHDGNYQADPDTLDRLEGEGRIAFRYLDNVNGSARSIAGILNEAGNVLGMMPHPERALEPAHGNTDGRRLFEGLLETVA from the coding sequence ATGAAGAGCGCGGTCATCGTCTTTCCCGGATCGAATTGCGACCGCGACCTCGCCGTCGCCTTCGAAACCGTGTTCGGCAAGGCGCCCGACATGGTCTGGCACGGGGAAAGCGAGTTGCCGGACGGCATCGACATGATCGGCGTGCCCGGCGGCTTTTCCTATGGCGACTATCTGCGCTCGGGCGCGATGGCGGCCCGCTCGCCCATCATGAAGGCGGTCGCGGAGGCTGCTAATCGCGGCGTGCCGACCATCGGCATCTGCAACGGCTTCCAGGTGCTGACCGAAACCGGGCTGCTGCCGGGCGCGCTGATGCGCAACGCGCACCTCCACTTCACCTGCCGCGACGCGCGGCTCAAGGTCGAGAACAGCCAGTCGCTCTTCACCCAGCGCTATGACGCGGGCGAGGAAATCGCGATCCCCGTCGCCCACCATGACGGCAACTACCAGGCCGACCCCGACACGCTCGACCGTCTCGAAGGCGAAGGCCGCATCGCCTTCCGCTATCTCGACAACGTCAACGGCAGCGCGCGCTCGATCGCGGGCATCCTCAACGAGGCCGGCAACGTGCTCGGCATGATGCCCCACCCCGAACGCGCCCTCGAACCCGCCCACGGCAACACCGACGGCCGAAGATTGTTCGAAGGCCTCCTCGAAACGGTCGCCTGA
- the purS gene encoding phosphoribosylformylglycinamidine synthase subunit PurS, translating into MKARVTIMLKNGVLDPQGKAIHHALGSLGFSGVDDVRAGKIIELDLKDGTSREDVEEMCKKLLANTVIENFSIEMEG; encoded by the coding sequence ATGAAAGCCCGCGTGACCATCATGCTCAAGAACGGGGTCCTCGACCCGCAGGGCAAGGCCATCCACCACGCATTGGGCTCGCTCGGCTTTTCCGGCGTCGACGACGTGCGCGCGGGCAAGATCATCGAACTCGACTTGAAGGACGGCACCAGCCGCGAGGATGTCGAGGAAATGTGCAAGAAGCTGCTCGCCAACACCGTGATCGAGAATTTCTCGATCGAGATGGAAGGCTGA
- a CDS encoding PaaI family thioesterase, with the protein MTLPPYAKLLDIRAERSDGALRFVLPFGDDVMGRPGFLHGGAIAGLLELTAFETLKAAIEENGVKMKPVTVTVDYMRGGASRDTYCEGVIERLGRRMANVDVIAWQKDRATPIATARMNFLLDRSQAG; encoded by the coding sequence ATGACACTGCCTCCCTACGCAAAATTGCTCGATATCCGCGCAGAGCGCTCCGATGGTGCGCTGCGCTTCGTGCTGCCCTTCGGTGACGACGTCATGGGGCGGCCGGGCTTCCTCCATGGCGGCGCGATCGCCGGGCTGCTCGAACTGACCGCTTTTGAGACGCTCAAGGCCGCGATCGAGGAAAATGGCGTCAAGATGAAGCCGGTGACGGTGACGGTCGACTATATGCGCGGGGGCGCGAGCCGCGACACCTATTGCGAGGGCGTCATCGAGCGGCTGGGGCGGCGGATGGCCAATGTCGACGTGATCGCATGGCAGAAGGATCGCGCGACCCCGATCGCGACCGCGCGGATGAACTTCCTGCTCGACCGGTCGCAGGCCGGCTAG